A region from the Antennarius striatus isolate MH-2024 chromosome 24, ASM4005453v1, whole genome shotgun sequence genome encodes:
- the cbsa gene encoding cystathionine beta-synthase a, translating into MPSVPSCKETPIKSSVCPHASKLHNHTNGDTKVLEGSFPQNRLDKLPAMEGAEGGNSTIQISANAPVERKWIRPDLPSRCKWSLGASKCDSPHAEIPRPVPPTILPNILHRIGNTPMVHINKIPKAFGLKCEILAKCEFFNAGGSVKDRISLRMVEDAERAGTLKPGDTIIEPTSGNTGIGLALAAAVKGYRCIIVMPEKMSMEKVDVLRALGAEIVRTPTSARFDSPESHVGVAWRLKNEIPNSHILDQYRNPSNPLAHYDTTAEEILEQCDGKLDMLVAGAGTGGTITGIARKLKERCPNVKIVGVDPEGSILAEPEELNKTDKARYEVEGIGYDFIPTVLDRSVIDTWYKSKDEESFNMSRMLIREEGLLCGGSSGTAMAAAVNVAKELKEGQRCVVILPDSVRNYMSKFLSDKWMVQNGFLSVEDLMVKKPWWWNLKIQSLNLCAPLTVLPTVSCQKTIQILKDKGFDQAPVVDEAGLILGMVTLGNMLASILAGKIKLSDPVSKVLYKQFKQICLTDNLGKLSRILETDHFALVVHEQIQYLTDGSPSLKQMVFGVVTAVDLLNFVTGRERRERSMSESTDELN; encoded by the exons ATGCCGTCTGTTCCTTCATGCAAAGAAACGCCCATTAAAAGTTCTGTGTGTCCTCACGCCTCCAAGCTGCACAACCACACGAATGGAGACACCAAAGTGCTCGAGGGCTCGTTCCCACAGAACAGACTAGACAAGCTTCCCGCAATGGAAGGTGCTGAAGGTGGAAACAGTACCATTCAAATCAGTGCTAATGCCCCCGTCGAGAGGAAATGGATTCGACCCGACCTGCCTAGCCGCTGCAAATGGAGCCTCGGGGCCTCAAAATGTGACTCCCCTCATGCAGAAATTCCAAG ACCTGTTCCACCAACGATTCTCCCAAACATCCTGCACAGGATCGGTAATACTCCCATGGTGCACATCAACAAGATACCCAAAGCGTTTGGACTCAAGTGTGAAATAC TGGCCAAGTGTGAGTTCTTCAATGCTGGTGGCAGTGTGAAGGACAGGATCAGCCTACGAATGGTGGAAGATGCAGAGCGAGCCGGGACCCTCAAGCCTGGAGACACCATTATAGAGCCCACCTCTGGGAACACTG GGATTGGATTGGCCCTGGCTGCAGCTGTGAAGGGCTACCGCTGCATCATCGTCATGCCCGAGAAGATGAGCATGGAGAAG GTGGATGTCTTGAGAGCCCTTGGTGCCGAAATTGTTCGAACACCAACCAGCGCTCGCTTCGATTCGCCGGAGTCGCACGTGGGCGTGGCCTGGCGCCTTAAAAACGAGATTCCCAACTCGCACATCCTGGACCAGTACCGCAACCCGAGCAATCCCCTGGCTCACTACGACACCACAGCGGAGGAGATTCTGGAGCAGTGTGATG GTAAACTGGACATGCTGGTGGCAGGAGCAGGCACAGGGGGGACGATCACAGGCATCGCTCGCAAATTGAAGGAAAGATGCCCTAACGTTAAG ATTGTCGGTGTCGACCCAGAAGGCTCCATCCTGGCTGAGCCTGAGGAGCTTAACAAGACCGACAAAGCCCGGTACGAGGTGGAGGGCATCGGTTACGACTTCATCCCCACCGTGCTCGACAGATCA GTAATTGATACCTGGTACAAGTCGAAGGACGAGGAATCCTTCAATATGTCGCGTATGCTGATCAGAGAAGAGGGCCTGCTTTGTG GAGGCAGCTCTGGAACGGCCATGGCAGCAGCGGTAAATGTCGCCAAAGAGCTGAAGGAGGGTCAGCGCTGTGTGGTCATCCTGCCGGACTCCGTCCGCAACTACAT gTCCAAGTTCCTCAGTGACAAGTGGATGGTGCAGAACGGGTTCCTGAGTGTCGAGGACCTCATGGTGAAAAAACCATG GTGGTGGAACCTGAAGATACAGAGTTTGAACCTGTGTGCTCCCCTCACCGTCCTGCCCACCGTCTCCTGCCAGAAGACCATCCAGATCCTCAAGGACAAGGGCTTCGATCAGGCCCCCGTAGTGGACGAGGCTGG gttAATCCTGGGGATGGTGACTTTAGGGAACATGTTGGCCTCTATTTTGGCGGGGAAGATCAAGCTCTCCGACCCGGTCAGCAAAGTGCTGTACAAGCAGTTCAAACAG ATCTGTCTCACTGATAATTTGGGAAAGCTGTCCCGTATCCTGGAGACAGATCACTTTGCTCTAGTGGTCCATGAACAGATCCAAT ACTTGACGGATGGCTCTCCCAGCCTGAAGCAGATGGTTTTCGGGGTGGTGACGGCCGTGGACCTGCTCAACTTTGTAACGGGCCGGGAAAGGAGGGAGCGATCCATGTCAGAGTCCACTGACGAGTTGAACTAA